CAAAAAACTGCGCCTCACCTTCACCTATCCCCCCAGCACTGGACGCAACTTTGACGAACTGTTGCGAGTAATCGATTCCTTGCAACTCACCGACAACTACAGCGTAGCGACCCCAGCCGATTGGAAAGATGGTGAAGATTGCGTAATTGTTCCTTCCCTCAAAGACCCAGAAGTCTTAAAAGAAAAATTCCCCAAAGGCTACAAAGAAGTTAAACCCTATCTGCGTTTAACACCCCAGCCTAACAAGTAATACCAATTCAAAATTCAAGAACTTATAACTTACAAGAGTTTCTGAGTTTTAGATAATTGGTGTAAACCCAAAAACCAATCCCATCTATATTTAAGACGCAAAGAAGCAAAGTTTAATCTTCGCCTCTTTGCGTCTTTGCGTCTTTGCGTGAGAATAAAAATAAATCCGTTGGGCAAAGCATCATGCTATCATCACCCTTAATAATTCAAATTCCGCCATCAATGCAAATGACAGACGAGCAGTTTTTTGAGTTCTGTCAAATCAACCGTGACTTACAAATTGAGCGCGATAAATTTGGACACATTTCAATCATGCCGCCTACAGGTTCAGAGACAGGAAATCGTAACTTTAATGTAGCTTTACAGCTAGGGGTTTGGTCAGAGAAAGATGGTACAGGTCTTTGCTTTGACTCCAGCGCAGGATTTACATTATCAACAGGAGCAGAACGTTCTCCCGATGCCTCATGGATAAAATCAGAACGATGGAATAGTCTCACACCCCAACAGCAACAAAGATTTGCGCCAATATGTCCTGATTTTGTCGTAGAACTGCGATCGCCTAGTGATAACCTGCAACCCCTCAAAGATAAAATGACAGAATATATGCAGGAACCAGGGGTACAGTTAGGCTTGTTAATTGATAGAAAAAATCGTCAACTATATATTTACCGCCCTCAACAACCACTTCAATGTTTAGATAATCCTGACACAGTTAGCTGCGACCCTGAACTACCAGGATTTGTCTTAAATATGACTAAAATTTGGTAAATAAAAACTTTTATAAATTGAAACCCAATACTGTGTTCCATCAACACTGAGTTCTATTTCAATAATATTAATTTCTATTCAAAAATAATTATTGAGGAATAGGAAAGGCAGTAATCAACAAATGATCCTACTCCCTATTCCCCGCTCCCCGTATTAGCTAGTCGGCGGCAATGCTTCCGGTGGTGCTTCTGCGGGGGGAGCAAGTACCGCATCAGGCGCAATTTCTTCTACAGGTATGGGTTCCTTATCTTCCGGTTCAGGATGTGGCTGTGCAGCTTCCACCAATTCAGGGGATGGGGGATTAGGTGGAATAACTTCTGGGATCACTTCCGTTGTAGATTCTGTCTTAGTAGCAACATCTACCACTGGAGTTTCCACTGTAGGAGAGGTTTCAATAGTAGTAACTGCCTCCTGAGTTGGTTGTTCTGTTTTATCGATAATCTCAAC
Above is a genomic segment from Nostoc sp. MS1 containing:
- a CDS encoding Uma2 family endonuclease yields the protein MLSSPLIIQIPPSMQMTDEQFFEFCQINRDLQIERDKFGHISIMPPTGSETGNRNFNVALQLGVWSEKDGTGLCFDSSAGFTLSTGAERSPDASWIKSERWNSLTPQQQQRFAPICPDFVVELRSPSDNLQPLKDKMTEYMQEPGVQLGLLIDRKNRQLYIYRPQQPLQCLDNPDTVSCDPELPGFVLNMTKIW